Genomic DNA from Tautonia rosea:
AGCGTAGCGGAAGTGCGTTCCATCGATTGACACTCCTCGCAGGCCCCAACGGGAACCCCTCCGCACCTTCATTCGAAGGGTGAAGGTTGCGGAGGGGAGCATTCGATCGTTTCCCGTCGCTGATCCGAAGGGCAACGCTCAACCGCGTTCGGAGATCGGTTTGACTGATCGCTGCGGGGCACCGACGTATCGAGCCCTCGGACGCATCAGCCGATTACTGTCGAGCTGCTCGATCACGTGAGCTGACCAGCCTGCGACCCGAGCCATCGCAAAAATGGGGGTGTAGATTGGCACGTCGATCTTCAGATAGTGGTACAAGCGGGCGCTAGGCCAGTCGACATTGGGGGGCAAACCCTTCTGTTCGGTGACGGCACGCTCGATCGGCTCGGCGGTGCGTTCCCAGCGATCGTCGCCCATTTCCTTGGCGACGAGCTGGCAGTGCCGCTTGAGGATCACGGCGCGGGGGTCGCCGGTCTTGTAGACGCGGTGGCCGAAGCCCATGATCCGCTCTTTGCGGGCCAGAGCGTCCTTGATCCACTGCTCGGCCTTTTCGGGAGCGTCGACCTGCTGGAGGACCTCCCAGGATCGCTCGTTAGCTCCGCCGTGCAGGGCCCCCTTGAGGGTGCCGACGGCCGAGACGATCGCCGAGTGAATGTCGGAGAGGGTCGAGGCGGTGACGCGGGCGGCGAAGGTCGAGGCGTTTAGCTCGTGCTCGGCGTAGAGCGTCAACGAAAGGTCGAAGGCGTCGGTTTCGGCTGTGCTCGGCTCAGTCCCGTTGAGCATGTAGAGGAAGTTGCCAGCGTGGCTCAGATCGTCACGAGGGGCGATCGGCTCTTGCCCTCGGGCAACGCGAGCCGCGGCGGCCACGGCGGTGGCCATCTGGGCGATCAGGCGCTCGGCCTTGCGGACATTAGCGTCGTGGTCTTTCGGGTCGGCGTTGACGTCCGGATCGTAGTGGGCCAACACACTGACGCCGGTCCGTAGGGTGTCCATGGGGTGGATGTTGTGCGGCACCGCTCGAAACAGCGTCACGAGCGAGTCGGGAATCGAGCGGGAGGCCCGGAGCCGACCGTTGAACTCGTCGAGCTGCGACGGGGTGGGCAAGTCGCCATGAAGCAGCAAGAACGCGGCTTCCTCGTACGACACCTTCTCGGCGAGATCCTCGATCGCGTATCCCCGGTAGGCCAGGCCACCCTGACCCTCGGTTCCTTGCATGTCGGCGATGGCCGTCTCGTTGGAGACCACACCTTCAAGACCGGGGAAAAAGTTCTCCTCCGACGCGCTACTCATCTCGGCTCGGCTCCAGGTATTTCCGACTCGAAATGCTCCCGAGCCTCAACGGCCGGGAGGACGACGACCAGAATACCATCCCCCCGGGAACACGGACGAGGCAAACGGATACCTCGGTCACCGGAACCCGTCAGAATGCGCTCCGAGATTCATCGACACGCGGTTCAAGCAAGCAGGGCTTGGCGTGACATCCGAGTGAGCAATTTCCCGGGATGGTTGTGGCCGTCGAGCCATTATGGCACCAGTTTATGCGCAACAAGAGCCGACTGCCAGTTAAACCCTCCGAGAAGCATTGAATCATCAAACAGGACAGCGTTTGCGTCTCACAATTCACTCACGCGAATCGAAAGAAAAACCGGGGGCCTCGGCACGTAGATCACGCAACCGAGACCCCCGGATCGTTACGGCCCCGACAAGTCCTCACCCCCGAGGTGAGTTGCTCACGCCTTCCGCCCAAAACGCGCAAGCGACCTGACGGGTACCGTTCGCTCGCTGGTTCGTGAAGCCCTTTCGGGCATGACCTCGTTTTAGACGTTCAATTGCGTCTGAAAAGGGTGTCAGCTCGATTTTCGACGAAATTCTTTCGACACCCCTCGGGCTGATCGAGGGACCTGGGGCGTAAGCCCAAACCAGAGCAAAACCTACGGGTGTTGCCTGCTCTTTTTCGGTGCGGCGATCAGGAGAGGGGATCGCGAGGTGAGGGGTCGGAATCGGTCGAGTCGTGGTGTTCGAGGAGCATGACCAGATCTTCGAGTTCCGCTGGTCCAAGCGCATCGACCCGGGCTGCCAGCGCATGGACGAGTGCAAAGAAGCGCCGAAGTGCTGCGATTCGCTCCAGGTAGCGAGGGGCGAGTTCGGGATCCTCGGAAATCTGTTCCACGGCACGGTCGAGGACGACCAGGGTCGGGTCGAGTTCTCGACGTTTGCGTTCCAGCAAGATTCGGCGAAAGAGGGTCCAGATGTCCGTCTCGGCCCGGAAGTATTCCCGACGCTCTCCCTGACGGTGGACCTTGTGAACAACCCCCCAGGCGATCAGTTCACGAAGGTTCATGCTCACGTTGCCCCGCGAGACTTTCAAGCGATGTCTCAGGCCATCGGCCGTCCAGTCAGTCCCGGTGATGTAGAGCAGCGCGAACAATTCTCCCATCGTGGGATTGATGCCCCAGGAGCGAGCCATCATGCCCCAGTGTTCAACGAACTGGCGGATAACCGCCGCCTCGGCCGGGCTCTCCCGAGGGAGTTCCGGCTCTTCGGATGATTGAGGTTCGGGAGACGCCGACATGCTTGAACACCGTCCTGTCATCGCGATGAGGGCAGAAGGGGATGTGCCCGGGAGCTCGATGATTTCATGCGACCATTCGGGCGCGGTGCCTCGCGCGGGATGATGCGGACACCCAGGGTCACAACATCGGAGCTCATCGACCGATCGGGAAAATCGAGGTTAGAAGATACTAGGCGAGAACGCAAATTAGAGGTTAGAATACCGCATTGCTCGCATCCTGGCTTGCCTCAGCTTCCGGCTGGTTTGGACTGGCCACGTCGAGTAA
This window encodes:
- a CDS encoding citrate/2-methylcitrate synthase, giving the protein MSSASEENFFPGLEGVVSNETAIADMQGTEGQGGLAYRGYAIEDLAEKVSYEEAAFLLLHGDLPTPSQLDEFNGRLRASRSIPDSLVTLFRAVPHNIHPMDTLRTGVSVLAHYDPDVNADPKDHDANVRKAERLIAQMATAVAAAARVARGQEPIAPRDDLSHAGNFLYMLNGTEPSTAETDAFDLSLTLYAEHELNASTFAARVTASTLSDIHSAIVSAVGTLKGALHGGANERSWEVLQQVDAPEKAEQWIKDALARKERIMGFGHRVYKTGDPRAVILKRHCQLVAKEMGDDRWERTAEPIERAVTEQKGLPPNVDWPSARLYHYLKIDVPIYTPIFAMARVAGWSAHVIEQLDSNRLMRPRARYVGAPQRSVKPISERG
- a CDS encoding GbsR/MarR family transcriptional regulator, which translates into the protein MSASPEPQSSEEPELPRESPAEAAVIRQFVEHWGMMARSWGINPTMGELFALLYITGTDWTADGLRHRLKVSRGNVSMNLRELIAWGVVHKVHRQGERREYFRAETDIWTLFRRILLERKRRELDPTLVVLDRAVEQISEDPELAPRYLERIAALRRFFALVHALAARVDALGPAELEDLVMLLEHHDSTDSDPSPRDPLS